The proteins below are encoded in one region of Hordeum vulgare subsp. vulgare chromosome 3H, MorexV3_pseudomolecules_assembly, whole genome shotgun sequence:
- the LOC123442981 gene encoding transcription initiation factor IIA subunit 2-like, with translation MYDIRRDDFKSSVNRRGDMATFELYRRSTIGICLTETLDEMVSSGTLSPELTIQVLVQFDKSMTEALENQVKSKVTVKGAG, from the exons ATGTACGACATAAGAAGAGATGACTTCAAAAGCAGTGTGAACAG GCGAGGCGATATGGCCACCTTCGAGCTCTACAGGCGGTCCACCATCGGCATTTGCCTCACCGAGACGCTCGACGAGATGGTCTCCAGCGGCACCCTCAGCCCCGAGCTCACCATCCAAGTGCTCGTCCAGTTCGACAAG TCTATGACGGAGGCGCTGGAAAACCAAGTGAAGAGCAAGGTTActgtcaag GGAGCGGGCTAG